From one Falco peregrinus isolate bFalPer1 chromosome 12 unlocalized genomic scaffold, bFalPer1.pri SUPER_12_unloc_1, whole genome shotgun sequence genomic stretch:
- the SYDE1 gene encoding LOW QUALITY PROTEIN: rho GTPase-activating protein SYDE1 (The sequence of the model RefSeq protein was modified relative to this genomic sequence to represent the inferred CDS: deleted 1 base in 1 codon), translating to MAEPLLRRTFSRLRGRDRPRGKKPEGKDGGVLMPQWGLHWCFGDPHAQPGSFPQRPPLPSPDSSVEPEVATVELVTPRRQNWARFSCGGRDERRPLPPRAPVDPANTSEPDPSPGSSPQPPGTGSSPRPDAEQRGEDAVELAEEAEAVNSSGELGGPGKTPGHGAYLQSLERSSRHWVLSSGKGPGPGQDEPGGSAEADAGAAGSEGEIWYNPIPEDEDPQAGSSWKSWGGGSRDADGGRSGESPPRTGKMPIPCVTSGPGPTIPSPPASPKKGRSLSKVKSPGTVRRLSMKMKKLPELRRKLSLRSPRPRGQEGGTSPCESRKESSNVISRYHLDSSVASRPGLPRAKVAGKGGYLSDGDSPELPAKAGARAETEDGANGLDVGAFHPYSCGEPPPRCGQHISGLVSVHLHGVQDLKPPRTESREVFCVLQVDAANRARTALLPCKTAFLGLNHTFNLELEGAQHLKVIIFSWDPTSCRNRLCCHGTVVLPHIFRGCRAQQLAVRLQPRGVLYSKFTLVEQWDNPGEREPRVFGVELGQLVEREKSPTKVPLLIQKCVAEIEKRGLKVVGLYRLCGSAAVKKELRDAFEQDSAAVTLSEQLYPDINVITGILKDYLRELPTPLITPTLYHIVLEAMAKRAPRSPPAEREAITLLDCLPDVEKATLTRLLDHLSLVASFHDFNRMNAQNIAVCFGPVLLTQNQELRHPGTGTRGYGHSEDIASAVDFKRHIEVLHYLLQAWPVTPPPSSLLSPQPPAQLQPPRFGSGHSPVAPSTSEGPPLRLDLLGGAVVARHRPRGPESPPSNRYAGDWSICDHQLLLVPGVAADGDEEEVAAGDGDGGVAARRPPPQRTLLVTDFTLGEEPEAPFGPCLSLKDFDALILDLERELAKQINVCL from the exons ATGGCGGAGCCGCTGCTC CGCCGGACCTTCTCCCGCCTGAGGGGCCGCGACCGCCCGCGCGGGAAGAAGCCGGAGGGGAAGGACGGAG GGGTCCTCATGCCCCAGTGGGGTCTCCACTGGTGTTTTGGGGACCCCCACGCTCAGCCCGGCTCTTTCCCACAGAGACCCCCCCTGCCGAGCCCCGATTCTTCGGTGGAGCCTGAGGTGGCCACGGTGGAGCTGGTGACACCGCGCAGGCAGAATTGGGCCCGTTTCTCCTGTGGGGGCCGCGACGAGAGGCGGCCGCTGCCTCCCAGAGCCCCCGTGGATCCGGCAAACACCAGCGAGCCAGACCCCAGCCccggcagcagcccccagccccccggcacCGGCAGCAGCCCCCGGCCTGACGCGGAGCAGCGGGGTGAGGATGCCgtggagctggcagaggaagcGGAGGCGGTGAACAGCTCCGGAGAGCTGGGTGGTCCTGGTAAGACCCCCGGGCACGGCGCCTACCTGCAGAGCTTGGAGCGGAGCAGCCGGCACTGGGTGCTGTCATCGGGGAAGGGACCGGGACCAGGGCAGGATGAGCCTGGTGGCAGTGCTGAGGCCGATGCTGGTGCTGCCGGCAGTGAGGGGGAGATCTGGTACAACCCCATCCCCGAGGATGAGGACCCCCAGGCTGGAAGCTCCTGGAAGTCGTGGGGCGGAGGGAGCCGCGACGCTGATGGGGGTCGCAGTGGGGAGTCACCCCCCAGGACAG GGAAGATGCCGATCCCATGCGTCACCTCAGGGCCGGGGCCAACCATCCCCTCACCCCCCGCCAGCCCCAAGAAGGGGCGTTCGCTCAGCAAAGTCAAGTCTCCCGGTACCGTCCGGCGCCTCTCCATGAAGATGAAGAAACTTCCAGAGCTCCGGAGGAAGCTGAGCCTCCGCAGCCCCCGTCCCCGCGGCCAGGAGGGTGGCACCTCACCCTGCGAATCCCGCAAGGAATCCAGCAACGTTATCAGCCGCTACCACCTGGACAGCAGCGTGGCTTCGCGGCCGGGGCTACCACGAGCCAAAGTGGCCGGTAAAGGTGGCTACTTGAGCGATGGTGACTCCCCGGAACTGCCGGCTAAAGCCGGGGCACGTGCCGAAACGGAGGATGGGGCCAACGGGCTGGATGTGGGCGCTTTCCACCCCTACAGCTGCGGGGAGCCACCACCACGGTGCGGGCAGCACATCTCGGGGCTGGTGAGCGTCCACCTCCACGGCGTGCAGGACCTGAAGCCGCCACGGACCGAAAGCCGGGAGGTTTTTTGCGTCTTGCAAGTGGATGCGGCCAACCGGGCTCgcacagctttgctgccctgcaAGACGGCATTCCTTGGCCTCAACCACACCTTCAACCTGGAGCTGgagggtgctcagcacctcaAGGTGATCATCTTCTCCTGGGATCCCACCTCCTGCCGCAACCGTCTCTGCTGCCACGGCACGGTGGTCCTGCCCCACATCTTCAGAG GTTGCCGGGCTCAGCAGCTGGCGGTGCGGTTGCAACCTCGTGGTGTCCTCTACTCCAAATTCACCTTGGTGGAGCAATGGGATAATCCTGGCGAGCGGGAGCCCCGTGTCTTCGGCGTGGAGCTGGGCCAGCTGGTGGAGAGGGAGAAGTCACCCACCAAGGTGCCCCTGCTCATCCAGAAATGCGTGGCCGAGATAGAGAAACGCGGCCTGAAG GTGGTGGGGTTGTACCGGCTCTGCGGCTCGGCCGCCGTCAAGAAAGAGCTTCGCGACGCCTTCGAGCAGGACAGCGCGGCCGTGACGCTCTCGGAACAGCTCTACCCCGACATCAATGTCATCACCG GGATCCTCAAGGATTACCTGCGGGAGCTGCCCACGCCGCTCATCACCCCCACGCTCTACCACATCGTGCTGGAGGCCATGGCCAAGCGGGCGccccggagccccccggccGAGCGGGAGGCCATCACCCTGCTCGACTGCCTGCCTGACGTGGAGAAG GCCACGTTGACACGGCTCCTGGACCACCTGAGCTTGGTGGCCTCTTTCCACGATTTCAACCGCATGAACGCGCAGAACATTGCCGTCTGCTTCGGGCCTGTCCTGCTCACCCAGAACCAGGAGCTCCGGCATCCCGGCACCGGCACCCGCGGCTACGGCCACAGTGAGGACATCGCCAGCGCCGTGGACTTCAAGAGACACATCGAGGTGCTGCACTACCTGCTGCAGGCCTGGCCGG TGACACCCCCCCCgtcttccctgctctccccgcagccccccgcccagctccagccccccagGTTTGGGAGCGGGCACAGCCCAGTTGCCCCCAGCACCAGCGAGGGCCCCCCGCTGCGGCTGGACCTGCTGGGGGGTGCCGTGGTGGCCCGTCACCGCCCCCGGGGGCCAGAGAGCCCCCCCAGCAACCGTTACGCCGGCGACTGGAGCATCTGTgaccaccagctcctgctggtaCCCGGCGTGGCCGCCGACGGTGAcgaggaggaggtggcagcgGGTGACGGTGATGGTGGGGTGGCGGCGCGGCGGCCACCGCCCCAGCGGACCCTCTTGGTGACAGATTTCACCCTGGGCGAGGAGCCCGAGGCGCCCTTCGGCCCCTGCCTCAGCCTCAAGGACTTCGATGCGCTCATCCTCGACCTGGAGCGGGAGCTCGCCAAGCAGATCAACGTCTGCCTGTGA